The Caldisericum exile AZM16c01 region AAGTATTAACACCCTCTACAGTCTTTTTTGCCTGCTCCTTTAGCAGGTTCTGGAACACATCAGGCCTTTTAAACATTGAATCCCAAACTTTCATTTTTATCACCTCACATTATTTTAATATTGTAATAAAAATTGTCGATACTCCATAAGAAATAAGAATTGACATTGGTACTGTTACAAGCCAAGTAAGGACAAGATTTCTAACAACGTTAAACTTTACCGCATATGGTTTTTCTGCAACCCCAATACCTACAACTGACATATTTAAAGTTTCTGTTGAACTTACGGGCAAACCAAATTGTGCAAACGTTAAAACCGTTGCAGATGTTATTGTTTGTGCAAGAAATGTCTCTTTTGGATTACTTTTCATAAGACGAAATCCTGCTGTTAAAAGTGAATTTGCACCAAAGAAAAGTGTCCCAACAATAAACAGAAACGAGAGAAGCGAAATAACAAAAATATTTTTAGGATTGACAGCAAAGTTAACCCCTGAGATCATGCTTGCTGTATATACCAAACTCAAAGTTTTCTCTGCATCGTTTGCACCATAACCCATAACAAGAAAAATTGATGAAATTACCTGAAAAATCTTAAAAAACGGAGAAGCCTTTGGGGTTAACAACCGCAAAATAAGGTTAAAAATCTTGGTTAATAAGTAAGAAACTATTAAACCTATAAAGATAGATGCAATAAGTCCACCAAAAACTTTTAAAATTTCAACTGTATTAATTTGCGTGTGGACTTTTCTTGCAATTGCACTTCCAACGAGTGCTCCAACAAAGGTGTAAGAAATACTTACAGGGTATTTAATCCTCTGCGCAATAATCACCCAAATCATCGTGCCAATGATTGCCCCATACAACATAGGTAAGGTAATATATTGAATTGGGACAATTTTAGTACCTAAAGTTTTAACAACTTCTGTTCCAAAGACAAGAGGCGCAACAGTTAAAGATAAAAATAGCAAAATAACTCCAAAGAGGGGATGTATTACATTTGAAGAAATAATAGATCCAAGCAACACGCCTCCGTCGTTTGCTCCCATTAATATTTGAAAAACTCCTGCTACAATTAAAAAAACTAAAAAACTTAGGTTATCCATGGTTTAAAATAATAACACAAATTGAGATTTTGTCAAGATTGTTAAGATAGAAGTGGCAAAATGAGATTTTTTAAGAATTCTTTAAATTCTTCTTCGATTGACTCCAAATTCCTTTGTAAATTCACAAAAACGCTATTTCCTTCAACCTTAAATTGGAAATCTCCATTAACAATTATAAAATCTGAAACTAAGAGAAGTTTTTTTGCATCTTCCTTTATAGGTTCATTTTCCTTTTCGACAAAAATAAACAAGTCTGGTTTTGTGATTGTGTAAAAAATGTTGCCCTCTACAAGTAACGGACCTTCTATACTTTTAACAAAATCTCTTAAGTGTTCATTAAGATAATCAAAATCACCTTTTGCCCAAAATACCTTCTTTGCATTCTCAAAAAGAAAGTATGTATCTTTGCCAAACGGCGCAGTCTTATAAGTTTCTTCAGTAATTCCAAACCCGTGTAATAGATTGTTTGTAATTTTTAGCGCAATAAAAATTTTGGGAAATAATTTGAGAATTATCCTTGATAGTGTCGTCTTACCGACATTACTTTTGCTTCCGCCTATAAGAACGATTTTTTGCATTTTTATTATCAAATTCAAATTTTACGCTTCCATTTTCTAAAACAAGGTACGCTTTAAAATTCCTTCCTTGTGATGAAACAAAATCTGTTATAAGGTCTGTTTTATGGTCTTGTAGAAGTTTTTTTAATTCGTCTCTTGTAATTTCTCTTCCGCCCATAAACTTCTTAATCCTAAAAGTGCATTTATCTGGATAATTTTCACATGCATATACCGTCTCTTTTTCATAAACGGATCCGCCACACTTCGGACAAAGACCAAGAGGTTCTTCATTTGTAATATTTTCTTCTTTTGGTTTTTCAAATATGAAGGAAACCTTATTATCGACAAGTTGAATTTCGGCATCAAAAT contains the following coding sequences:
- a CDS encoding inorganic phosphate transporter, with protein sequence MGANDGGVLLGSIISSNVIHPLFGVILLFLSLTVAPLVFGTEVVKTLGTKIVPIQYITLPMLYGAIIGTMIWVIIAQRIKYPVSISYTFVGALVGSAIARKVHTQINTVEILKVFGGLIASIFIGLIVSYLLTKIFNLILRLLTPKASPFFKIFQVISSIFLVMGYGANDAEKTLSLVYTASMISGVNFAVNPKNIFVISLLSFLFIVGTLFFGANSLLTAGFRLMKSNPKETFLAQTITSATVLTFAQFGLPVSSTETLNMSVVGIGVAEKPYAVKFNVVRNLVLTWLVTVPMSILISYGVSTIFITILK